A stretch of Sinimarinibacterium sp. NLF-5-8 DNA encodes these proteins:
- a CDS encoding MATE family efflux transporter gives MGVSTTVALRNEVGANLKLALPIMVTQFTFMGMATADTMLAGRHSADALAAVAVGANIWFLLLIMFMGTLMACAPIIAQRVGAGRDADDTGVFVRGALLIAAALGVAWMLLMRIVPGPVLAWLELGEPAQQYAYDYLMAASWSGVPLCLCFVARNAAEAHGLTQVALVCGVIGLITNVLVAYGLLFGHWGLPELGPEGCGWGSTAAALAMLLAYAAQFARLPALRALRIFRRGWPVWQTELREVLRLGLPIAMILAAESWLFNVCALLMARFGAGTVAAHQVAINFAGLCFMVPLSIGFATTVRVGYAAGARDFSAVRLRGQTGMLMGMVFSLVSASVMAFFPAWVVGLYTDDVQVQRIAVQFLLFAALFQLFDGIQATANGALRGVKDTKMPMLITVTAYWLVGLPLAVGLAFTTTLAARGIWVGFVVALALAALGLGLRFRRVGQKFSRVPR, from the coding sequence ATGGGCGTATCGACAACCGTGGCACTGCGCAATGAAGTGGGGGCCAACCTCAAACTGGCGCTGCCAATCATGGTCACCCAATTTACGTTCATGGGCATGGCCACGGCCGATACGATGCTGGCCGGTCGCCACAGCGCCGACGCGCTGGCAGCGGTGGCGGTGGGCGCCAACATCTGGTTTTTGCTGCTGATCATGTTCATGGGCACGCTGATGGCGTGCGCGCCGATCATTGCCCAGCGCGTCGGTGCGGGGCGGGATGCTGATGACACCGGAGTGTTTGTGCGCGGCGCGCTGCTGATTGCCGCCGCACTGGGAGTGGCGTGGATGCTGTTGATGCGCATCGTCCCCGGGCCGGTACTGGCGTGGCTGGAACTGGGCGAGCCAGCGCAGCAATACGCTTATGACTACCTGATGGCTGCATCGTGGTCGGGTGTTCCGCTGTGTCTGTGCTTTGTCGCGCGCAACGCTGCCGAAGCCCATGGTCTGACGCAGGTGGCGCTGGTTTGCGGGGTGATCGGACTGATCACCAATGTGCTGGTGGCCTATGGCCTGCTGTTTGGGCACTGGGGACTTCCCGAACTGGGCCCTGAAGGGTGTGGCTGGGGCAGTACGGCCGCAGCGTTGGCGATGCTGCTGGCTTACGCCGCCCAGTTTGCACGCCTGCCAGCCTTGCGCGCGCTGCGCATTTTTCGGCGCGGCTGGCCGGTTTGGCAGACCGAGCTGCGCGAAGTGCTGCGACTGGGATTGCCGATTGCGATGATTCTTGCGGCGGAGTCCTGGCTGTTCAATGTGTGCGCGCTGTTGATGGCGCGCTTTGGTGCCGGCACCGTGGCGGCGCATCAGGTGGCGATCAACTTTGCCGGACTGTGCTTCATGGTGCCGCTGTCGATTGGCTTTGCCACCACGGTGCGGGTTGGTTATGCCGCAGGGGCGCGGGATTTTTCCGCTGTGCGCCTGCGCGGGCAGACCGGCATGTTGATGGGCATGGTGTTTTCGCTGGTCAGCGCCAGCGTGATGGCGTTTTTTCCGGCATGGGTCGTCGGGCTGTATACCGATGATGTGCAAGTGCAGCGGATCGCTGTGCAGTTTTTGCTGTTTGCCGCATTGTTTCAGCTGTTTGACGGGATTCAGGCCACGGCCAACGGCGCCCTGCGCGGCGTCAAGGACACCAAAATGCCGATGCTGATCACGGTGACGGCGTACTGGCTGGTGGGATTGCCGCTGGCGGTGGGGCTGGCGTTTACCACCACACTGGCTGCGCGCGGCATCTGGGTGGGCTTTGTGGTGGCGCTGGCACTGGCGGCGCTGGGGCTGGGGCTGCGCTTCAGGCGTGTCGGCCAAAAATTTTCACGGGTGCCTCGATAA
- a CDS encoding TatD family hydrolase, with amino-acid sequence MDTTHTWALVDIGVNLAHDSFATDLDAVLARARDAGVMQMVITGSDAASNQAAQQMAATHRGQLFATAGLHPHYASAWGAALATQIDALAQSPEVVSLGECGLDYFRDLSPRAVQQQAFTAQLDLAVKHRKPVFLHQRDAHADFLAILREYRAQLPAVVVHCFTDTAAALADYLALDCHIGITGWICDERRGKHLIEAVTMVPDERLMIETDSPYLLPRTAPKTSSRRNEPAYLPWVVKAIAHARGQPESYVADMSARTARRFFGLPMPG; translated from the coding sequence ATGGACACAACTCACACCTGGGCGCTGGTGGATATTGGCGTCAACCTCGCTCACGACAGTTTTGCCACCGATCTGGATGCGGTGCTGGCGCGCGCGCGCGACGCTGGGGTGATGCAAATGGTGATCACCGGCAGCGATGCTGCGTCCAACCAAGCGGCGCAGCAGATGGCGGCAACGCATCGCGGGCAGTTGTTTGCTACGGCGGGGCTGCATCCACATTACGCCAGCGCCTGGGGCGCGGCACTGGCGACGCAAATTGATGCCTTGGCGCAGTCGCCGGAGGTGGTGTCTTTAGGCGAATGCGGGCTGGATTATTTTCGGGATTTGTCCCCGCGCGCGGTGCAGCAGCAAGCGTTTACGGCGCAGCTGGATTTGGCCGTGAAGCATCGCAAGCCGGTGTTTTTGCACCAGCGTGATGCCCACGCCGATTTTCTGGCGATCCTGCGCGAATACCGCGCGCAGTTGCCGGCGGTGGTGGTGCATTGCTTTACCGATACCGCTGCGGCGCTGGCCGATTATCTGGCGCTGGATTGTCACATTGGCATCACCGGCTGGATTTGCGATGAGCGCCGTGGCAAGCACTTGATCGAGGCGGTGACGATGGTCCCCGATGAACGTCTGATGATCGAGACCGATTCACCCTATCTGCTGCCGCGCACCGCGCCCAAGACCAGCAGCCGCCGCAATGAACCGGCGTATTTGCCGTGGGTGGTCAAGGCCATCGCCCACGCGCGCGGTCAGCCCGAAAGCTATGTGGCGGATATGAGCGCGCGCACGGCGCGGCGGTTTTTTGGGTTGCCGATGCCGGGTTAA